The DNA segment TGGTTAAGTGCAACTAACTCTGCTCCAGAGGTTGATACCAGCCATGCACTGCGTGAAGCGCTGACCCCAGAGTCGTTGATCATTCACGATTCAGCGATTGAGCATGACTCCGATCACATGCATATCGCTAAAGATTCAGTTTTACATTTAGGCAGTGTCGCCTTGGCCAGTGGACCGAACTCCGTCATTCATGATGATGATCTGGTCAGTTATTTAAACAAAAATAGCGTGCCTTCTTCCCCAACTGTCAATCGCCGCGAATACGCTGCCCCAGAGATCAACATCCTGTCTTCCAAGCAAAAGAAGAAGCAGGCTTTGACCACTAAACCGGGTAATCGCGTGATGGAGCGCTTAAATCAGCCGAAGTTTCGTTTTAAAATCAATTTTCCGGCTTTTTTTGGCAATGCAATCTTGTCATTGTTGTTGTTGGCGTTACTGGCCGCACAGTATATTTATTTCAACTTTGATCGTTTAGCCGCAGATCCCCAATATTATCCGACCATGCATAAGGTTTGTGCCTCTCTCGGATGCGATGTTCCGCTCGTGGATGTCAGTAAAATTAAAATGAGCCAAGTTATTGCCCGTCACTTCCCTGACTCTCCTAAAGAGGCAACGCGTTTCACTGCAGTCATGACCAATAATGCGGACGAAAGTCAGCCTTACCCTGCTCTACAACTACTCGTCTTAAAAGATGGGAAAATACAATCAGGTCGTGTTTTGAAACCTTCGGAATATTTACCAAATGGTTATACGGCCTTAGCAAAACTCCCCGCTCATACGCCAACCACTGTGCAATTCGTCCTGAAAATTCCTCGGGAAAACATTGCCGTGTTTGCGCTTGATCCTATTCGCTAGACATCTGTATATACACTGAAATTCTGCGCATCTGAAATATTGTTGAAGATATACGAATTATTCAGCAATATTTTTGCATAAAAAAGCATCAAGCCTGCTGCATTAGTCAGCAGGGGATGTTATGATAACCGACCGCGCAGTGCGTGGTTCTTTTCAATTTTTTAGTGTTCTGCGGTGCCTATGCACTCACTGCGATGACTTCCCCCATCTTGCAGTATGAATATGATTTCGCTTCGGATTTTTACCCATGAATATCAAGTCACCTGATTTTAACAACCCTACCGATGTCGCACTACGCCTTCATGTTGAACGCGCTGTTCGTCATTACTTTAAACAACTTGATGGCGCAGAACCTGTACAAGTGTACGACTTGGTTCTCGCTGAAATTGAAAAACCACTTTTATCTGTTGTACTTGAACAAACTCGTGGTAACCAAACCCGCGCGTCAGAAATCCTCGGATTGAACCGCGGCACGCTTCGCAAAAAACTTAAAGCACATGGCTTAATGAGCGAGTAAGCGTTAAAATATCTATAAGTACGGTAAGGGCTGGTTTTCCAGCCCTTATTGTTTATGTTGTTTGCGTTTGCACTGGATCAAACCGCGATGTGTCAAGTGTTCGATCGTTTTATTTTCGCTATACGCTGACTGTGCACCGCCTTTATTGCAATTGCATTAAATAAACATTCTTTTTCATTTTTTATTATCAAGCCAAACGCCTATCATGACTGTCTCTCGCGCCCTGATTTCTGTTTCTGACAAAACTGGCATCGTTGAATTTGCCCGTGAACTATCCGCTCTCAATATCGAACTCCTGTCAACAGGTGGCACATATAAGCTGCTAAAGGAAAATAATATTCCTGTCGTTGAAGTCTCCGAACACACTGGCTTCCCAGAAATGATGGATGGACGGGTTAAAACTCTTCACCCCAAAATTCATGGTGGTATTCTGGCTCGTCGTGGCATTGATGAAGCGGTTATGCAAGCGCATGACATCGCTCCGATTGATCTTGTTATCGTTAACCTCTACCCTTTTGCACAAACGGTTGCCAAGCCAAATTGCTCACTTGAAGATGCGATTGAAAATATCGATATCGGTGGTCCAACCATGGTTCGCGCAGCGGCAAAAAATCACGCGTCTGTGGGCATCATTGTAAATAGCAGTGACTATAGCCGTGTTATCGATGAGCTTAAAGCCAATCAGACTCTGTCTCAGGCAACCCGCTTTGACTTGGCGGTAAAAGCCTTTGAACATACTGCACAGTATGATGGCATGATCGCCCAGTACCTTGGTGCGCGTGTTGGCAAGACTGAAGATCAAAAACCCGATGCTTTTGCACGTACGTTTAATCTGCAATTGGTTAAGGCGCAAGACTTACGCTACGGCGAAAATCCGCACCAATCAGCAGCGTTCTACATTGATCCAAGCGCACGTGAAGCATCCGTTGCAACGTCAAAGCAATTGCAAGGCAAAGAACTGTCTTATAACAACATCGCTGATACCGATGCAGCTTTAGAATGCGTAAAATCTTTTGCAAAACCAGCTTGCGTCATCGTTAAACACGCGAACCCATGTGGTGTCGCAGTTTCTTTAGGCGGCATTTTAGAAGCGTATAACCTTGCCTACGCGACCGATCCTGAATCGGCATTTGGCGGAATTATCGCTTTCAATCGCCCGTTGGATGTTGCAACGGCACAGGCGATTGTCGCGCGTCAGTTTGTTGAAGTGATCATTGCGCCTAGCTTAGAAGAGGGTGTGTTAGAGATTACTGCAGCGAAACAAAATGTCCGCGTGCTGACCTGTGGTCAACTTCCAGATATCAGTGCACGTACCAGCCAGTTGGACTTCAAACGGGTCACTGGCGGGTTACTGGTTCAAGATCAAGACTTGGGCATGATCAAAGATTCTGACCTGAAAATCGTCAGTAAACGTGCGCCTACCGAAGCCGAAATTCATGACCTGATCTTTGCATGGAAAGTGGCAAAGTATGTGAAGTCTAACGCTATCGTTTACGCTAAAGATCGCCAAACCATTGGTATCGGTGCAGGTCAAATGAGCCGTGTGAACTCTGCACGTATTGCTGCGATTAAAGCAGAACATGCGGGACTTAATGTCCACAATGCTGTCATGGCCTCCGATGCGTTCTTCCCATTCCGTGACGGAATTGATAACGCAGCGAAAGTGGGTATTTCTTGCATTATCCAGCCGGGTGGTTCTATGCGTGATAATGAAGTCATCGCTGCAGCCGATGAACACAACATTGCCATGGTCTTTACCGGTATGCGCCACTTCCGTCATTAATGAATGATGAGTGAGCATTAGAAAACTCCCCCTGCTTTTTGGGGGAGTTTTTGTTTTTAAGCATCTTCAATAAAACCACCTTAAAAACATATTAATGCTAAAATACGCCGCGACATTTCACGTATAAAGGTTGAGGGATTATTCTTCATCCGATTGGCGGTATGTCAACTTCATTTGATTTAACGATTTCATTAGCTTTTAAGGGAACACTATGAACATTCTCATTCTCGGTTCAGGCGGTCGTGAACATGCGCTCGCATGGAAATGTGCCCAAGACGAAGCGGTCAGCCAGATCTTTGTTGCTCCCGGCAATGCCGGCAGCGCGCTTGAAGCCAAATGTGAAAATGTTGCCCTGAACATCCTAGACAATGATGCAATCATTGCCTTCGCCAAAGCCAATGCGATTGATTTAATCATCGTCGGCCCAGAAGCTCCGCTTGTGAATGGTGTTGTTGATGCCTGTCGCGCCGCTGCACTTAAAATCTGGGGCCCGACCCAATTTGCAGCGCAACTGGAGGGCTCTAAAGCCTTTGCAAAACACTTTTTAAAACGTCATGAAATTCCGACTGCTTTTTATGATGTGTTTACCGACGTAGCGGCTGCCAAAGCTTATATTGATCAAAACGGCGCACCGATCGTGATCAAAGCGGATGGACTTGCTGCGGGTAAAGGCGTGATCGTGGCAATGACTGTAGAAGAAGCTTATGAGGCCATTGATGACATGCTGGCAGGCAATAAGTTTGGTGATGCAGGCTCACGCGTGGTCATTGAACAATTCCTAGATGGTGAAGAAGCCAGTTTCATCTGTATGGTCGATGGCTATAACATTCTCCCGATGGCAACCAGCCAAGATCATAAACGTATATTCGAACAGGATCTCGGTGCCAACACCGGTGGCATGGGTGCTTATTCCCCTGCCCCAGTTGTCACCTCTGAAATTTTCCAGCAAGTGATGCAGCACATTATGCGCCCAACCGTAGATGGTATGGCTGCTGATGGTCACCCTTACACGGGTTTTCTCTATGCGGGCCTCATGATTGACTCAACCGGCACAGCACGTGTCATTGAGTTCAACTGCCGCTTTGGCGACCCTGAAACACAGCCCATCATGATGCGCTTACAGTCGTCACTTGTTGAACTTGTTGAAGCAGGTCTTGCCGGCGAACTTCCTAGCCATGCAGACTGGGACAGCCGCCCAGCAATCGGTATCGTGCTTGCGGCGGGTGGTTATCCTGCAGAGATTCAAACAGGCGATGTGATCCATGGTTTAGAATCGGTCAGTCCGACTGCTAAAGTCTTCCATGCTGGAACAACACAAAAAGATGGCAAAACCGTCACGAGCGGCGGTCGTGTTCTTTGTGTAACCGCTTTGGGTCATACCGTAGCTGAAGCGCAAAAACTGGCGCTGGAAGGTGTTGCACAGATTTCATTTGATGGCATGCAGTATCGCCGTGATATCGGCTACCGCGCCATCGCCCGTGAACAAGGCAACGCATAATCAAGTCCTACGCACCACCACCGATACTCAAATCGTTGATCTACAAAATGCTCATTTATGAGCATTTTGTGCAAGTTGACCCTCTATTCATCCGATCTGCACCGAGAAGCAATTGAATAAGCTATCCGTTCCCCTTATGATGGCTTAGATCGATTCGGGCATGATGTTTATCTAATCACCGATGTGCCATCAGTAAAAAATATAACCTTGTTAAATTTAAGAGCAGCCTCATTTAGTTATAGCTCTTATTCAGGATAAACCACGCTTATGTCTGATGCCTCAAACCCCAATACTCGTGATAAACATAAACAGCATCATACCCTCGACAAGCTGAAAACCAGTGCCTTTGAAAGACGGATGTCTTTAGCGAAAGCATCACTTCGCGCTGGCTCACGTTGGGCCACAGTTAATGCTGGCACGATGTTTTCAAGTGAAGCAGATAAAGACCGTAAGCGTAAGAAAGTCATGAGCGAACAAGCTCAGTATCTCGTGCAAGAAATGGGCAAGCTGAAAGGTTCAATCGTGAAGATTGGACAGATGATGGCGCTCTATGGCGAGCACTTTCTGCCACCAGAAGTGACCGAAGCACTCCATACGCTCAACAATGACACGATGGCGCTCTCATGGTCCGCTATCGAACAACAGCTCAAACTCGAACTCGGTAGTAAGCTCGATGAGCTGAATGTCGATCAAGAACCCCTAGGCACCGCCTCACTGGCACAAGTACATCGCGCAGTGCGCAAGTCAGACGGACTCGAGATTGTCCTCAAAGTGCAATATCCGGGTGTAGCCGCGGCAATCGATTCAGACTTAGGCTTGTTCCGCAATATGCTCAAACTGACGCGCATGGTTCCTCAAACCCGTGAGTTTGAAGAATGGTTTAGCGAAGTCAGTGAAATGATGCATCGCGAAGTGAACTACCAAATGGAAGCGGCGACTACTGAGCGCTTCTATGAACGCCTCAAAGATGATCCGCGTTATATCGTGCCTCAGATTATTCACGAATACTGTACCGATGGCGTGCTGTGCATGACCTTTGAACGAGGTGTCCCGATTAACAGTGCCGTCATGCTCTCTCTGCCGCAGTCACGCCGCGATAAGCTCGGTGCCGCATCGATTGAGATTGCCGTACGCGAGATGTTTGAGTGGGGGGAAATGCAGACCGATCCAAACTTTGGTAATTACCTCGTACGATTGGGCAATGGCAAAGACATTCCAGACAAGACCATACTCTTGGATTTTGGTGCGATCCGTGGTTTTGACAGTAATCTGCTCAAAGTTGCTCGTAACCTGATTATTGCGGGTTATAACCATAACAAAGCGGAAATGATCGACGCGATGCAAGGTTATATCTTTTTTGATCAAATGCCTGCAGAAGTCAAACCGGGCATGGCCGATGTTTTTCTGATGGCGACCGAGCCCTTCACCTCGCCAGAAGTTAATCCCGATGCACCTGCAAATGTTTTTGATGCAGAAGGTAAATATATCTGGAAGCAAAGCTTACTGCATTCACGCGTTATGAAACTGGCTGGTAATTCGATGACTTCGCGCTACTTCAGCATCCCACCTAAAGAATTTATGTTTATTAGCCGTAAATTCATCGGTGCCTATACCTTTATGACCGTGATTGATGCTCGTACCAATGTGCGCAGCATGGTGAGCAAGTTCTTGTAAATCAGGCTTCACTTTTTACTTTTTTACCGTGTCAGTGAATACCATGTCGATACCCGCATTACATATCCGCCACTTTGAAGGTCTCGTTGATTATGCAGAGACCTATCGGGATATGCGTGAACTGACCGAACACCGTGATGCAGATACGCCTGATGAAGTCTGGCTACTCCAGCATCAGGATGTGCTGACACAAGGTCAAGCAGGTAAACCCGAACATATCTTATTTAATCCGCTTAATCTGCCCATCATCCAATCTGACCGCGGTGGTCAAGTCACTTGGCATGGCAAGGGGCAGCTGGTTGGCTATCTGCTTTATGATCTGAATCGTTTAAAGTGGAATGTGCGCCAGTTGGTGACGAATACCGAAAACGCCTTGATTGAACTTCTTAATCATTACGATATCGATGCCTACGCAAAAAAAGACGCACCGGGTGTGTATGTCGATGAAGCCAAGATTGGATCTCTAGGCTTTAAAATAAGACATGGGCGAAGCTACCATGGACTGTCACTCAATATTGATTGTGATCTTGCAGGGTTTGGTCAAATTAATCCTTGCGGATATGCAGGGCTAGCAATGACCCGTTTAATCGATCAGCTCCAAGCTCAAACGCCCCAAAAGCCCTTCCCTAGTTTTGTTCAGGTTGCCCAAGCGTTAGAGCAAATTCTTCGTGCTCAACATGACTTGCCCACTACTGAAAAGTAAAAAAACAGACCTAATCGCTGTTTTTGCGAGCAACCGCGACGTCCGCAATGAAACTTTGGACGATTAAGAACAATGAGTCACAGACATATAATGCAGATCTACGCAGTATCTGATATCTTTTAGCCCGCTATCGATTTATGATCTTGTGGTGATACCATCTACTGCAAGGACGCTATCCGTACTGTGTACCAATGCAGTCAGTAGCAACAATAATTAATCATTATAGAAATGAGCAACGTTACGATAGTGGAACCAAAACTATGGTAGCTCGCCCCATAACTTAGCCCAGTGCTAGAGAGAGTCAATGTCTGTGAAATCATCACCAATATCCTCTACGACCCAACGTATTGTCCCCTCAGCTCAAAAAGCCTATGTTGGCTTAATGATGGATGTGATTGCCCGTGCACTCGTGTCTGCGAGTCAAATTGATGGTGAACTGCATGGTGAGCTGGAAGGCTTTAAAGCTGGCACTACGATCCAAATGATCGTTCTGCCTAAAGGCGCTAACTTCACGATCCAAGTTCAAGAAGATAAGACCCTGAAGCGTGTTGATTTAGGCGATCAAAAGCCCGATCTTTCCGTCAAATTCAAACATGTAAGTCATGCATTTCTCGTATTCTCTTTTCAGGAAAGCACGGCTCAAGCCTACGCCAATGACCGTATGGTTGTCGATGGTGATACCGGTTATGCAACGCGCTTTGTACGCTGCCTCAACCAATTAGAAGCATTGATCCTGCCTAAACTTGTAGCTGATCTAGCAGTTAAGCGCTACCCGACCGAACTTGGAATCGGTGAAAAATTCAATAAAGCGGCTCAAATTTACCTGAATGTTGCTGGCTCCTATGCTGAGCTACTGCCTAAAGCAGCGCAACTCTTGAGTCAGACCCTCTCTAACAAAACCATTAAACGGAGTTAATCATGTCAAAGTCATACTACGAATTTTTCTGCCCTGTCAAAGTCGTTGCAGGACATATGGCACTAGAACATATTCCGTTTGAACTTGCCGCTTTGGGCGCCAAACGCCCAATGATTATTACTGATAAAGGCGTACGCGTTAATAATCTGCTGGTTCCCATTGAAGCCGCGTTCATCGATGCCGAAAGCGTCATTTCAGCCATTTTTGATGAAGTGCCACCAGACAGCAGTCTGCAAACCGTCCGTGCAGCAGCGCAGCTGTACCGTGAAAACAACTGCGATGCGATCATTGCCGTTGGTGGCGGTTCAGTCATTGACACCAGTAAAGGCGTGAACATTCTCGTCTCTGAAGGCGGCGATGACCTGCTGAAATACTCAGGCGCACACAATCTGCCACGCCCACTGAAACCATTTTTCGTTGTGCCGACTACAGCCGGTACAGGCTCTGAAGTCACCGCAGTTGCAGTGATTTCGGACACTGAAAAAAGCATCAAAATGCCTTTCGCATCGTATTACCTGATGCCCAATGCCGCGGTTCTTGACCCACGCATGACTCAGACGCTGCCACCGCATATCACCGCTATGACCGCAATGGATGCATTGACACACGCTGTAGAAGCCTACACTTGCCTAGCGCACAATCCGATCAGTGATGCTTATGCCACAGCCGCAATTAAGAAGATCAGCGAAAATCTGATTTTCGTTCTCGACAATCCTAAAGATGCCAATGGCCGCCTTGAACTCGCTCAAGCATCAACCATGGCCGGTATTGCATTCTCAAATTCAATGGTCGGTCTTGTCCACTCCATCGGACATGCAACTGGCGCTGTGGCACATCTGCCACATGGTTTAGCGATGAGCCTGTACCTGCCATATGTACTTGAATACAACATCGACACCAATGGTGATCGTATTGCCGATTTGCTGCTCTACCTTGCTGGTGCAGAAGTCTACGCAGCGACTCCTGCAAAAGAACGGGCATTAAAAGCGATTCAGGTGATCCGCAATATGCGCGATACACTTTATGATCGCACCAAACTGCCACGCACTTTGCAAGAGACTGGTAAAGTTGAGAAATCGCAGCTTGCTGAGATTGCTAAGAAAGCCATTGATGACGGTTCAATTATCTACAACCCGAAAGAAGCCAATCTCAAAGATCTCAAAGCGATCTTGGAAAAAGCTTGGGGTTAATGATTTTTCTGAAATGAATTGAAGAAAAGGGTGCCTGATTAAGGCATCCTTTTTTTTATTCTAAATATGTTAGAGTCAATTCGTAATTGAGTTAAACCAAACGACTTGGACTATATCTGATGAAAAGACTTTATATCGTACTCACAGCACTCTTGATTTCCAATGCAACATTTGCCTTTGAAACCAATAAACCGGATAAAAAACTGGTGGCTGAATATTTAGTCGCGGCGAAGTTTGAAGACGCAGCGAATGCCACACTTGCTGCTATCGTAGAAAGATTGCCAAAAAATACGCCTCCAGAACAATTGGCGGCTTTAAAGAATGCACTGAATAAAACCATGGGATGGGATGCAACCAAAGATCAATTAGCCGACTTGGTCAGCAACACCTATACCAAGCAGGAACTTGAAGCCTATATTCAATTCTCAAAAACACCTGCTGGTATCTCTTATTCAGAAAAAATCACACCTTTTAGCAAAGGCTTTTCTGAAATCGTTATTCAAAACGAAGCCAATTTGAAAAAGGCGGAACAACCCAGCAAATAAGGGTGTGGCGCCTCAGGCATCTGACGCCTTATACATCAATCCCCTGCTGACGCCATGCCTCATACACCATCACGGCTGCAGAATTGGATAGATTCAAACTGCGCGAATCAGGCTGCATCGGCAGTCTGAGCCAATGCTCTGCAGGAAACATTTCACGCACTTCAAGCGGCAAGCCTTTAGTTTCAGGCCCAAATAGAAAAGCCACAGGACGGTTTAAATCCGTTGTGAATGGAGAAGCTGATCCTTTGGTCGTGAGTGGAAAAATGGCCGAGACACCCTGCTCCTTCACATTGGCTAGACAAGACTCCAAATCAGGCCATATCTGCATTCTTGCCCATTCATGATAATCCAGCCCTGCACGCCTTAACTGTTTGTCTTCTAGCGTAAAACCCAGTGGTTCGATCAA comes from the Aquirhabdus parva genome and includes:
- a CDS encoding zinc-ribbon and DUF3426 domain-containing protein, which translates into the protein MNTTQKTRCPYCSSMFAVSAAQLSIRNGYTRCGKCFQVFKADDHLIIDQAPKVEQPAVASIAVDALAAEQEKLATPQITAESPIEHVQEAKIALEETPAAQVTPIAEPVTAETVAAETIEKTPSFESVEMKSEPLSIAAESLPEDAQTVEFISTKPLTAQSSIAEDGSESLSFVAPTVAHEEVVHAERVSHESLITDHAPEIITPSIKTPAVAASEIAATVPVAEIDPPPEANTPTMSHTFEQEFNDLWLSATNSAPEVDTSHALREALTPESLIIHDSAIEHDSDHMHIAKDSVLHLGSVALASGPNSVIHDDDLVSYLNKNSVPSSPTVNRREYAAPEINILSSKQKKKQALTTKPGNRVMERLNQPKFRFKINFPAFFGNAILSLLLLALLAAQYIYFNFDRLAADPQYYPTMHKVCASLGCDVPLVDVSKIKMSQVIARHFPDSPKEATRFTAVMTNNADESQPYPALQLLVLKDGKIQSGRVLKPSEYLPNGYTALAKLPAHTPTTVQFVLKIPRENIAVFALDPIR
- the fis gene encoding DNA-binding transcriptional regulator Fis, coding for MNIKSPDFNNPTDVALRLHVERAVRHYFKQLDGAEPVQVYDLVLAEIEKPLLSVVLEQTRGNQTRASEILGLNRGTLRKKLKAHGLMSE
- the purH gene encoding bifunctional phosphoribosylaminoimidazolecarboxamide formyltransferase/IMP cyclohydrolase, which gives rise to MTVSRALISVSDKTGIVEFARELSALNIELLSTGGTYKLLKENNIPVVEVSEHTGFPEMMDGRVKTLHPKIHGGILARRGIDEAVMQAHDIAPIDLVIVNLYPFAQTVAKPNCSLEDAIENIDIGGPTMVRAAAKNHASVGIIVNSSDYSRVIDELKANQTLSQATRFDLAVKAFEHTAQYDGMIAQYLGARVGKTEDQKPDAFARTFNLQLVKAQDLRYGENPHQSAAFYIDPSAREASVATSKQLQGKELSYNNIADTDAALECVKSFAKPACVIVKHANPCGVAVSLGGILEAYNLAYATDPESAFGGIIAFNRPLDVATAQAIVARQFVEVIIAPSLEEGVLEITAAKQNVRVLTCGQLPDISARTSQLDFKRVTGGLLVQDQDLGMIKDSDLKIVSKRAPTEAEIHDLIFAWKVAKYVKSNAIVYAKDRQTIGIGAGQMSRVNSARIAAIKAEHAGLNVHNAVMASDAFFPFRDGIDNAAKVGISCIIQPGGSMRDNEVIAAADEHNIAMVFTGMRHFRH
- the purD gene encoding phosphoribosylamine--glycine ligase, translated to MNILILGSGGREHALAWKCAQDEAVSQIFVAPGNAGSALEAKCENVALNILDNDAIIAFAKANAIDLIIVGPEAPLVNGVVDACRAAALKIWGPTQFAAQLEGSKAFAKHFLKRHEIPTAFYDVFTDVAAAKAYIDQNGAPIVIKADGLAAGKGVIVAMTVEEAYEAIDDMLAGNKFGDAGSRVVIEQFLDGEEASFICMVDGYNILPMATSQDHKRIFEQDLGANTGGMGAYSPAPVVTSEIFQQVMQHIMRPTVDGMAADGHPYTGFLYAGLMIDSTGTARVIEFNCRFGDPETQPIMMRLQSSLVELVEAGLAGELPSHADWDSRPAIGIVLAAGGYPAEIQTGDVIHGLESVSPTAKVFHAGTTQKDGKTVTSGGRVLCVTALGHTVAEAQKLALEGVAQISFDGMQYRRDIGYRAIAREQGNA
- a CDS encoding ABC1 kinase family protein, with the protein product MSDASNPNTRDKHKQHHTLDKLKTSAFERRMSLAKASLRAGSRWATVNAGTMFSSEADKDRKRKKVMSEQAQYLVQEMGKLKGSIVKIGQMMALYGEHFLPPEVTEALHTLNNDTMALSWSAIEQQLKLELGSKLDELNVDQEPLGTASLAQVHRAVRKSDGLEIVLKVQYPGVAAAIDSDLGLFRNMLKLTRMVPQTREFEEWFSEVSEMMHREVNYQMEAATTERFYERLKDDPRYIVPQIIHEYCTDGVLCMTFERGVPINSAVMLSLPQSRRDKLGAASIEIAVREMFEWGEMQTDPNFGNYLVRLGNGKDIPDKTILLDFGAIRGFDSNLLKVARNLIIAGYNHNKAEMIDAMQGYIFFDQMPAEVKPGMADVFLMATEPFTSPEVNPDAPANVFDAEGKYIWKQSLLHSRVMKLAGNSMTSRYFSIPPKEFMFISRKFIGAYTFMTVIDARTNVRSMVSKFL
- the lipB gene encoding lipoyl(octanoyl) transferase LipB — encoded protein: MSIPALHIRHFEGLVDYAETYRDMRELTEHRDADTPDEVWLLQHQDVLTQGQAGKPEHILFNPLNLPIIQSDRGGQVTWHGKGQLVGYLLYDLNRLKWNVRQLVTNTENALIELLNHYDIDAYAKKDAPGVYVDEAKIGSLGFKIRHGRSYHGLSLNIDCDLAGFGQINPCGYAGLAMTRLIDQLQAQTPQKPFPSFVQVAQALEQILRAQHDLPTTEK
- a CDS encoding SCP2 sterol-binding domain-containing protein; this encodes MSVKSSPISSTTQRIVPSAQKAYVGLMMDVIARALVSASQIDGELHGELEGFKAGTTIQMIVLPKGANFTIQVQEDKTLKRVDLGDQKPDLSVKFKHVSHAFLVFSFQESTAQAYANDRMVVDGDTGYATRFVRCLNQLEALILPKLVADLAVKRYPTELGIGEKFNKAAQIYLNVAGSYAELLPKAAQLLSQTLSNKTIKRS
- a CDS encoding iron-containing alcohol dehydrogenase, yielding MSKSYYEFFCPVKVVAGHMALEHIPFELAALGAKRPMIITDKGVRVNNLLVPIEAAFIDAESVISAIFDEVPPDSSLQTVRAAAQLYRENNCDAIIAVGGGSVIDTSKGVNILVSEGGDDLLKYSGAHNLPRPLKPFFVVPTTAGTGSEVTAVAVISDTEKSIKMPFASYYLMPNAAVLDPRMTQTLPPHITAMTAMDALTHAVEAYTCLAHNPISDAYATAAIKKISENLIFVLDNPKDANGRLELAQASTMAGIAFSNSMVGLVHSIGHATGAVAHLPHGLAMSLYLPYVLEYNIDTNGDRIADLLLYLAGAEVYAATPAKERALKAIQVIRNMRDTLYDRTKLPRTLQETGKVEKSQLAEIAKKAIDDGSIIYNPKEANLKDLKAILEKAWG
- a CDS encoding DUF2059 domain-containing protein, which translates into the protein MKRLYIVLTALLISNATFAFETNKPDKKLVAEYLVAAKFEDAANATLAAIVERLPKNTPPEQLAALKNALNKTMGWDATKDQLADLVSNTYTKQELEAYIQFSKTPAGISYSEKITPFSKGFSEIVIQNEANLKKAEQPSK
- a CDS encoding tRNA (cytidine(34)-2'-O)-methyltransferase, with translation MIHIILYQPEIPGNTGNIIRLCANTGAHLHLIEPLGFTLEDKQLRRAGLDYHEWARMQIWPDLESCLANVKEQGVSAIFPLTTKGSASPFTTDLNRPVAFLFGPETKGLPLEVREMFPAEHWLRLPMQPDSRSLNLSNSAAVMVYEAWRQQGIDV